The Candidatus Acidiferrales bacterium genome contains a region encoding:
- a CDS encoding sigma-54 dependent transcriptional regulator, protein MTSLDTQRWRVLVADDQPDVREALRLLLKGEGFDTDAVPSPATLLTSLDTREYDAVLMDLNYARDTTSGQEGLDLLTEIRTRDGSLPVIVMTAWGSLNLAVEAMRRGAKDFIQKPWENARLLAILRTQIELAHAIRHSVRLEAENRLLRADGRPMLIAESAVMRPVMELIARVGPSDANILITGEHGTGKEVIARTLQALSTRAGKPFVTVNAGGLPEGVFESELFGHVKGAFTDAKADRVGRFELADGGTLFLDEIANVPLNLQAKLLRTLEIGELERVGSSTTRRVDVRILSATNADVQKEVESGRFREDLLFRLNTIEIHLPPLRERKEDIPLLAMHFLRQSAQRYRKSIKAFEPTAMKVLMDHPWPGNVRELDHSVERAVLLAEGPEVRASDLGLRPVREGNIRIEDMGLEDVERALIQKAMSRYGGNVSHASKALGLSRSALYRRLQKHSL, encoded by the coding sequence ATGACTTCACTCGATACACAGCGCTGGCGCGTTCTCGTCGCGGACGATCAGCCGGACGTCCGCGAAGCGCTGCGGCTGCTCCTCAAGGGCGAAGGATTTGACACGGATGCCGTTCCTTCTCCCGCAACATTGCTGACTTCACTTGACACCCGCGAATACGACGCCGTTCTCATGGACTTGAACTATGCGCGCGATACGACTTCCGGCCAGGAAGGGCTCGACCTGCTGACGGAAATTCGCACGCGCGATGGCAGCCTTCCGGTCATCGTGATGACCGCCTGGGGCAGCCTCAATCTCGCCGTCGAAGCCATGCGCCGCGGCGCCAAGGATTTCATCCAGAAGCCCTGGGAGAATGCGCGCCTGCTGGCCATTTTGCGCACGCAAATCGAGCTGGCCCACGCTATTCGCCACAGCGTGCGTCTCGAGGCGGAAAATCGCCTGTTGCGCGCCGATGGCCGCCCCATGCTCATCGCCGAATCCGCCGTCATGCGTCCAGTGATGGAATTGATTGCGCGCGTCGGCCCTTCGGACGCGAACATTCTCATCACCGGCGAGCATGGCACGGGAAAAGAGGTGATTGCGCGAACGCTTCAGGCGCTTTCTACGCGCGCGGGAAAGCCTTTTGTCACGGTCAATGCCGGCGGCCTGCCCGAAGGCGTCTTCGAAAGCGAGCTTTTCGGCCACGTCAAAGGAGCGTTCACCGACGCCAAAGCTGACCGCGTTGGCCGCTTCGAGCTGGCCGATGGCGGAACGCTCTTCCTCGACGAAATCGCCAACGTGCCTTTGAATTTGCAGGCCAAGCTGCTGCGCACTTTGGAAATTGGCGAACTCGAACGCGTCGGCTCCTCGACCACGCGCCGTGTGGATGTGCGCATCCTCTCGGCCACGAACGCCGACGTGCAAAAAGAAGTCGAATCCGGCCGCTTCCGCGAAGACTTGCTTTTCCGTTTGAACACCATCGAGATTCATCTGCCACCTTTGCGCGAACGCAAAGAGGATATCCCGCTCCTCGCCATGCATTTCCTGCGGCAATCCGCGCAGCGATATCGCAAAAGCATCAAGGCGTTTGAGCCCACAGCGATGAAGGTTTTGATGGATCATCCCTGGCCCGGAAACGTTCGCGAGCTCGACCACTCCGTCGAGCGCGCCGTGCTGCTCGCCGAAGGCCCGGAAGTCCGCGCCAGCGATCTTGGCCTTCGTCCCGTGCGCGAGGGAAATATACGCATCGAAGATATGGGCCTGGAGGACGTCGAGCGCGCTTTGATTCAAAAAGCCATGAGCCGCTATGGCGGAAACGTGAGCCACGCGAGCAAGGCGCTCGGGCTCAGCCGCAGCGCGCTCTACCGGCGCCTGCAGAAACATAGTTTGTGA
- a CDS encoding ATP-binding protein, with product MKPLAYERRILIRALLAGLSGSTVGLVLLWTGQHDPKIVWTLTIVIVVSWLAFAFSAQSRVTFPLRTVSNMLAALHEGDFSIRARGAETPDALGEVMREVNALGETLYQQRLGAVEATALLRKVMEEIDIAVFAFDSSNRLRLLNRAGEHILNRPAERALGRTAKELGVEICLTVETPHVAQIAFPGKMGRWEIHRGNFREGGKPHQLVVISDLSQALREEERLAWQRLIRVIGHELNNSLAPIKSIAESLSGLMARSKRPSDWEDDLSRGLTVIASRTDGLSRFMNAYSRLARLPAPQFRPMEVGPWVLRSAALDPRMQIPVQAGPELTIQADPDQLDQVLINLVKNAVEAASETGGGVNVGWEARDGTLEVWVRDEGPGIPSAANLFVPFFTTKPSGSGIGLVLSRQIAEAHGGSLSLENVAVGHGCEARLRLPVNKN from the coding sequence GTGAAGCCTCTCGCCTACGAACGCCGCATTCTCATCCGTGCCCTCCTCGCGGGGCTTTCCGGATCGACGGTAGGGCTTGTCCTTCTTTGGACCGGCCAGCACGATCCGAAGATCGTATGGACGCTCACGATTGTGATTGTCGTCTCATGGCTCGCGTTTGCGTTCAGCGCGCAGAGCCGCGTCACGTTCCCTTTGCGCACTGTGTCCAACATGCTTGCCGCTCTTCACGAAGGTGACTTTTCCATTCGCGCCCGCGGCGCGGAAACTCCCGACGCCCTTGGCGAAGTGATGCGCGAGGTCAACGCGCTCGGTGAGACGCTCTATCAGCAGCGCCTCGGCGCCGTGGAAGCGACGGCTCTGCTGCGCAAGGTGATGGAGGAGATCGATATCGCTGTCTTCGCGTTCGATTCTTCGAATCGCCTTCGTCTGCTCAATCGCGCCGGCGAGCACATCCTGAATCGGCCCGCGGAGCGCGCTCTGGGCCGCACAGCCAAGGAACTCGGCGTGGAAATCTGCCTGACCGTTGAAACGCCTCACGTCGCGCAGATCGCTTTTCCCGGCAAAATGGGCCGCTGGGAAATTCATCGCGGCAACTTTCGCGAAGGTGGCAAGCCGCATCAGTTGGTTGTTATCTCCGATCTCAGCCAGGCTCTTCGCGAGGAGGAGCGCCTTGCCTGGCAGCGGTTGATTCGCGTCATCGGCCACGAATTGAATAATTCCCTCGCGCCGATCAAATCCATCGCGGAAAGCCTTTCCGGCCTTATGGCGAGGTCAAAGCGTCCTTCGGATTGGGAAGATGATTTGAGCCGCGGACTTACCGTCATCGCCAGCCGTACCGACGGTTTGTCTCGCTTCATGAATGCATATTCGCGCCTCGCGCGCCTTCCCGCGCCGCAATTTCGTCCCATGGAAGTTGGCCCGTGGGTTCTCCGCTCCGCGGCGCTGGATCCGCGCATGCAGATCCCCGTTCAGGCGGGACCAGAGCTTACGATTCAAGCGGATCCGGACCAGCTCGATCAGGTCCTCATCAATTTAGTAAAAAATGCCGTCGAAGCCGCGAGCGAAACTGGCGGCGGCGTGAATGTCGGATGGGAAGCGCGGGATGGTACGCTGGAAGTTTGGGTCCGCGACGAAGGCCCGGGAATTCCGAGTGCCGCGAACCTTTTCGTGCCGTTTTTTACCACCAAGCCCAGCGGCTCCGGCATCGGCCTGGTTCTCAGCCGGCAAATCGCTGAAGCTCATGGCGGAAGCCTGAGCCTG